The following are from one region of the Blastocatellia bacterium genome:
- the thiE gene encoding thiamine phosphate synthase, protein MTFTLPKLYPITDTRLSGLTHAEQVERLAAGGATIVQLREKLASPREFYDAAREAMRVARALGVRLIINDRVDIALAVDADGVHLGQDDLPPRRARALMGASRIVGYSTHNVEQALEADSTPVDYLAIGPVFQTTTKEKADPVVGFELIGGLKSRLTKPLVAIGGITLETAPAVIAAGADSVAVISDLYAGNITDRTREYLRRL, encoded by the coding sequence ATGACCTTCACGCTGCCTAAACTTTATCCCATCACAGACACGCGACTGAGCGGCCTGACGCACGCCGAACAAGTTGAGCGCCTGGCGGCTGGCGGCGCGACCATTGTGCAGTTGCGCGAGAAGCTCGCTTCGCCCCGTGAGTTCTACGACGCCGCGCGCGAGGCGATGCGAGTCGCCCGCGCCCTCGGCGTCCGCCTCATCATCAATGACCGCGTAGACATCGCGCTCGCCGTTGACGCCGACGGTGTACATCTCGGCCAGGACGACCTGCCGCCCCGGCGGGCGCGGGCCCTGATGGGCGCCAGCCGCATCGTCGGCTATTCGACGCACAACGTCGAACAGGCTCTGGAAGCCGATTCTACGCCGGTGGATTACCTGGCCATCGGCCCCGTCTTTCAGACGACGACAAAAGAGAAGGCCGACCCGGTAGTTGGCTTTGAGTTGATTGGGGGATTAAAATCTCGCCTGACGAAGCCACTGGTCGCCATCGGCGGCATCACGCTTGAGACTGCGCCCGCCGTCATCGCCGCAGGTGCCGACAGCGTCGCCGTCATTTCGGACCTCTACGCCGGCAACATCACCGACCGCACGCGCGAGTATCTTCGTCGCCTTTGA
- a CDS encoding carboxypeptidase-like regulatory domain-containing protein: protein MVKRNAIPLHALPALVFTALCLLSTIITATPQPVATQTGPQAVPGAPLKGVDVKLGRNPGGSPAARTTDQNGKFDFGVLPKGSYYLIVSLPDKNRSAAASPTVKTCWVTINGAVGGAIQKGWDFEKNRAFDAATMGTAKAATQEKIIIESDGAHPLNGTIVKSKSNISNN from the coding sequence ATGGTTAAACGAAACGCGATCCCTTTACATGCGCTGCCGGCGCTGGTCTTCACCGCGCTCTGTCTGCTCTCGACAATCATCACGGCCACGCCGCAGCCGGTGGCTACGCAAACCGGGCCGCAAGCCGTGCCGGGAGCGCCGCTGAAAGGCGTTGACGTGAAGCTCGGAAGAAATCCCGGCGGTTCGCCTGCCGCGCGGACGACGGATCAAAATGGCAAGTTCGATTTCGGCGTCTTGCCGAAAGGCTCCTACTACCTGATCGTGTCGCTGCCCGACAAAAACAGGAGTGCCGCGGCGAGTCCGACTGTGAAGACTTGCTGGGTCACGATCAACGGCGCGGTCGGCGGGGCGATTCAGAAGGGCTGGGACTTTGAAAAGAATCGCGCCTTCGACGCGGCGACGATGGGCACGGCGAAGGCCGCCACTCAAGAGAAGATCATCATTGAGTCTGACGGCGCACACCCGTTGAACGGCACCATCGTCAAATCGAAATCGAATATCTCGAACAACTAA